The Tripterygium wilfordii isolate XIE 37 chromosome 17, ASM1340144v1, whole genome shotgun sequence genome has a window encoding:
- the LOC119981892 gene encoding ABC transporter G family member 31-like, with protein sequence MRTVRNTVDTGRTIICTIHEPSIDIFEALDELLLMQLGGRVIYGGKLGLHSQIMIDYFQGINGISPIPNGYNPTTWMLEGSGSYNYANECSNCWFKTIKSHEINFQYHNYLFIELCIFASWFKKKLNSRFIDSNRSSLFSMLDSWGSFADSICSTANNCVWCHHLFYDPFSNDNKEIFYLVFLFLTFTYYTFSGMMAVGLIPNQDLASVNMLEWLTWCYYISPVTWTLRGIISSQLGDKESMIEEPQFNGIVKEYLKANLGYGPGMIGVSVVVLIGFYGFCQWLMLVIGRFIPMVHNYFFITTAVTTSWLGGILSTLLNLFRNLLPHYKAINERHIFRLSLIASSSPFNFVSPSLACGGGGLS encoded by the exons ATGCGAACTGTGCGTAATACGGTGGATACTGGGAGAACAATCATTTGCACCATACATGAACCAAGCATTGATATTTTTGAAGCACTTGATGAG CTATTACTTATGCAACTCGGTGGACGTGTTATATATGGAGGGAAGCTTGGTTTGCACTCACAGATTATGATAGACTATTTTCAG GGAATTAACGGAAtttccccaatcccaaatggtTACAACCCAACAACTTGGATGCTTGAG GGAAGTGGAAGCTACAATTATGCAAATGAGTGTTCCAACTGCTGGTTCAAAACCATTAAA TCTCATGAGATTAATTTTCAGTATCATAATTACCTTTTTATTGAGCTCTGTATTTTCGCATCTTGGTTCAAAAAG AAACTCAACTCAAGGTTTATTGATAGTAATAGGAGCTCTCTCTTTAGCATGCTCGATTCTTGGG GGTCTTTTGCAGATTCCATATGTAGTACTGCAAACAATTGTGTTTGGTGTCATCACCTATTTTATGATCCATTTTCAAATGACAACAA GGAAATTTTTTATCTTGTGTTCCTGTTCCTCACCTTCACCTACTACACTTTTTCTGGAATGATGGCTGTTGGTCTCATTCCTAATCAAGACTTGGCATCTGTC AATATGCTAGAATGGTTGACATGGTGTTACTACATTAGCCCTGTAACATGGACTCTGCGAGGGATTATCTCCTCTCAGCTTGGTGACAAGGAAAGCATGATTGAAGAACCTCAGTTTAATGGCATTGTGAAAGAATATTTGAAAGCTAACCTTGGCTATGGTCCTGGAATGATTGGAGTTTCAGTTGTTGTGTTGATTGGCTTCTAT GGCTTCTGTCAATGGCTAATGCTGGTTATTGGTCGTTTTATACCAATGGTTCACAATTACTTCTTCATCACAACTGCTGTGACAACTAGTTG GCTAGGTGGCATCTTATCCACCCTGCTGAACCTGTTTAGGAACCTTTTGCCTCACTACAAGGCTATCAATGAGAGGCACATATTTAGACTCTCATTGATAGCCTCGTCTTCTCCGTttaattttgtttctccttCTCTCGCTTGCGGAGGTGGTGGTTTGTCGTAG